In one window of Tellurirhabdus rosea DNA:
- a CDS encoding Ldh family oxidoreductase: protein MVNVNTLTQFTKSIFLSIGFPESDAELAATILVNADLRGVDSHGVARLPGYVRLYDHGRLNPTPAVRIVHETPSTAVLDGDRGVGLVVGPQAMQVAIEKARVAGTGWVAVRNSNHFGIAGHHAMLALEHDMIGIAMTNAAPLVAPTFSLDKLLGTNPIAVAVPARNEPPFVADFATTAVAYGKLEIAQRKNQPVPTGWAQDADGQPTTDAHAVKNGGGLLPLGSDREHGSHKGYALGAIVDIFTGVLSGANYGPWVPPFATAGFMSAQAGVGEGTGHFFGAMRVDAFRPADDFKQHMDQWIGAFRNARAVEGKKVLIPGDPEREMEAVRRSEGIPLIPPVVQSLQELGARFGVTYNH from the coding sequence ATGGTTAACGTCAATACCCTCACTCAATTCACCAAATCCATCTTTTTAAGCATTGGTTTTCCGGAATCCGATGCCGAACTGGCCGCCACCATCCTCGTCAATGCGGACCTCCGGGGCGTTGATTCCCACGGCGTTGCCCGTCTGCCGGGGTACGTGCGCCTGTACGACCACGGCCGGCTGAACCCGACGCCCGCCGTGCGGATTGTCCACGAAACCCCTTCCACGGCCGTGCTGGACGGCGACCGGGGCGTGGGGCTGGTGGTGGGTCCGCAGGCCATGCAGGTCGCCATCGAGAAAGCCCGCGTGGCCGGTACGGGCTGGGTGGCCGTCCGGAACTCGAACCATTTCGGCATTGCGGGGCACCACGCCATGCTCGCCCTGGAGCACGACATGATCGGCATCGCCATGACCAACGCCGCGCCGCTGGTAGCCCCTACGTTTTCGCTCGATAAACTGCTGGGCACAAACCCCATCGCCGTGGCCGTTCCCGCCCGGAACGAGCCGCCGTTTGTGGCCGACTTCGCAACGACGGCCGTGGCGTACGGAAAACTGGAGATCGCCCAGCGGAAAAATCAGCCCGTTCCGACGGGCTGGGCGCAGGATGCGGACGGCCAGCCGACCACCGATGCCCATGCCGTCAAGAACGGCGGCGGGCTGCTGCCGCTGGGTTCCGACCGGGAGCACGGCAGTCATAAGGGCTACGCGCTCGGAGCGATCGTTGATATTTTTACGGGCGTGCTGTCGGGAGCCAACTACGGTCCCTGGGTGCCTCCGTTCGCGACGGCCGGGTTCATGAGCGCCCAGGCCGGAGTCGGCGAAGGAACGGGGCACTTCTTCGGAGCCATGCGGGTCGATGCGTTTCGTCCGGCCGACGACTTCAAACAGCACATGGACCAGTGGATCGGCGCGTTCCGGAATGCCCGGGCGGTGGAAGGCAAAAAAGTGCTGATTCCGGGCGATCCCGAGCGGGAGATGGAGGCGGTTCGGCGCTCAGAGGGTATTCCGCTGATTCCGCCTGTGGTTCAAAGCCTTCAGGAACTGGGTGCCCGTTTTGGGGTAACGTATAACCATTGA
- a CDS encoding toll/interleukin-1 receptor domain-containing protein: MLTSFEWETLVDNLQQQKCALILGPELINYGDKTFFDLLCDELKKEPVPLVRHFFTNDELVQFDRNVVGYEMRMYQFLDRFYRKRTEFDAVMEKVVALPFPAFISLLPDSRLTDAFEKADIDHQSARYPRDQNPEPVELPTRQCPLVYHLLGTLRGCNTVLTFDDLFEYLKGILGARELPINLQVFLRDVSCFVFLGVRFEKWYMQILLKLLMNNRYSLRYASSKVLREDQREEIRTFVSSRLDLVFVDEEPTSFLDELYNQCAARNLLRKSPQTVAEEPPVRVFISYSYRDDAQVLLLRDALQKAGMEVIIGQEAISSGQDINDFIRQSVRNSDCTLSIVSENSLLSAWVARESAASLQEAEGGRLFIPCYLESSFLERDATDRVLKKIEEEIRDIGNRIQERTMLRRPINDLLSLYNLYYDHQQEIVDYITMLRNSACVDLTTGKFDAGVQKLVNDIKTFASRRTHEQAGATPKEPVSGY; the protein is encoded by the coding sequence ATGCTGACTTCTTTCGAATGGGAAACCCTGGTGGATAATCTGCAGCAGCAGAAATGCGCGCTGATTCTGGGGCCGGAACTGATTAATTACGGGGATAAAACCTTCTTCGACCTGCTGTGCGACGAGTTGAAGAAAGAGCCGGTGCCGCTGGTCCGGCATTTTTTTACGAACGACGAACTGGTGCAGTTCGACCGCAACGTAGTCGGCTACGAAATGCGGATGTACCAGTTTCTGGACCGCTTCTACCGCAAACGCACCGAATTCGACGCCGTGATGGAGAAGGTCGTGGCGCTGCCGTTTCCGGCCTTTATTTCGCTGCTGCCCGACTCCCGCCTGACCGACGCCTTTGAAAAGGCCGACATCGACCACCAGTCGGCCCGCTACCCCCGCGACCAGAACCCCGAACCGGTGGAACTGCCCACGCGCCAGTGCCCGCTGGTGTATCACCTGCTCGGGACGCTGAGAGGCTGCAACACGGTGCTGACCTTCGACGACCTGTTTGAATACCTCAAAGGCATTCTGGGAGCGCGGGAACTGCCCATCAACCTGCAGGTTTTTCTGCGCGACGTGAGCTGCTTTGTGTTCCTTGGCGTGCGGTTCGAGAAATGGTACATGCAGATTCTGCTGAAACTGCTGATGAACAACCGGTACAGTCTGCGGTACGCTTCCAGCAAAGTCCTCCGTGAAGACCAGCGCGAGGAAATCCGGACGTTTGTCAGCAGCCGCCTCGATCTGGTGTTTGTCGACGAAGAGCCCACCAGCTTTCTGGATGAACTCTACAACCAGTGCGCCGCCCGCAACCTGCTCCGGAAAAGCCCGCAGACCGTCGCGGAGGAGCCGCCTGTCCGGGTGTTCATTTCGTACAGCTACCGGGACGACGCCCAGGTGCTGCTGCTTCGGGACGCCCTGCAAAAGGCCGGGATGGAAGTGATTATCGGTCAGGAAGCCATCAGTTCGGGGCAGGACATCAACGACTTCATCCGGCAGAGCGTCCGTAACAGCGATTGCACCCTTTCCATCGTTTCCGAAAACAGCCTGCTGTCGGCCTGGGTGGCCCGCGAGTCGGCCGCCAGTTTGCAGGAAGCAGAGGGCGGCCGCCTGTTTATCCCGTGTTACCTCGAAAGCAGTTTTCTGGAGCGGGACGCCACCGACCGGGTGCTCAAAAAAATTGAAGAGGAGATCAGGGACATCGGGAACCGGATTCAGGAACGGACGATGCTGCGCCGGCCCATCAACGACCTGCTGAGCCTGTACAATCTGTACTACGACCACCAGCAGGAAATCGTGGATTATATCACGATGCTGCGCAACTCGGCCTGCGTGGACCTGACGACAGGCAAGTTCGACGCCGGAGTCCAGAAGCTCGTCAACGATATCAAAACCTTCGCCAGCCGCCGAACTCATGAACAAGCAGGAGCAACCCCAAAAGAACCGGTATCCGGGTATTAA
- a CDS encoding nSTAND1 domain-containing NTPase — MNKQEQPQKNRYPGIKPFSTEERDLFFGRDRDIAEFYRLMLVQQLTVLYSKSGFGKSSMLNAGVIPLLKQQNVSYFTVRFGNYSNAEQASPPIDSLKRILSGESDRHPVPTDVLDALIPDERSLWYYVKSRQFVSRNPLFILIFDQFEELFTYPAEQIQQFKEQLAELLYTPIPLAFRQREEQIINVDHPDREAIVNTFYERPDVKVVFSVRSDRLALLNGLKDKHPTILRHCYELDALDEAAARQAIIEPARLSGPFRSEPYRYEPEAIDCILSEIRNKQDGKIETTTLQIVCRYVDDNLVGEGHDDLIEKRELGNISSIFQTYYESIIGALPETEKAQAQRLIEKLLIQNGRRIPFEEMYLVNTHGISKDLLDNLTGTALMRKELDSQQRMLYEVGHDTLIAPIERIAVERRRREEAEENQRKLEQEREEKLKANREAEEYRQLKEKAEVNARIARRRSRFAFGLAVLALVLLATSLVFFLDAKKNEEAALKGQEVIRETLLRLNDQKLKADSTLLLANRREARSLMLRGDNFHGLGEYRMANQYYRAAVDVSGNDPSLKDSLQTKIREVASRLR; from the coding sequence ATGAACAAGCAGGAGCAACCCCAAAAGAACCGGTATCCGGGTATTAAACCCTTCAGCACGGAAGAACGGGACCTTTTCTTTGGCCGGGACCGCGACATTGCCGAGTTTTACCGCCTGATGCTGGTGCAGCAGCTGACGGTGCTCTACAGCAAAAGCGGCTTCGGCAAAAGTTCGATGCTGAACGCGGGCGTCATTCCGCTGCTGAAACAGCAGAACGTCAGCTACTTCACGGTGCGGTTTGGCAACTACAGCAATGCCGAACAGGCCAGTCCGCCCATCGACAGCCTCAAACGCATCCTGAGCGGCGAATCCGACCGCCATCCGGTGCCGACGGACGTGCTGGACGCCCTCATTCCGGACGAAAGATCGCTCTGGTATTACGTCAAGAGCCGCCAGTTTGTGAGCCGCAACCCGTTGTTCATCCTGATCTTCGACCAGTTTGAGGAGCTGTTTACCTACCCGGCCGAACAGATCCAGCAGTTTAAGGAGCAACTGGCCGAGCTGCTGTACACGCCCATTCCGCTGGCGTTCCGGCAGCGGGAAGAACAGATCATCAACGTGGACCACCCCGACCGGGAGGCCATCGTCAACACGTTTTACGAACGCCCGGACGTAAAGGTGGTTTTTTCGGTCCGGTCCGACCGGCTGGCGCTGCTCAACGGGCTGAAAGACAAGCACCCGACCATTCTGCGGCACTGCTACGAACTCGACGCCCTCGACGAGGCCGCGGCCCGGCAGGCCATTATCGAACCCGCCCGTCTGTCCGGCCCGTTTCGCTCCGAACCGTACCGGTACGAGCCGGAAGCCATCGACTGCATCCTGTCGGAAATCCGGAACAAGCAGGACGGCAAAATCGAGACGACCACGCTCCAGATCGTGTGCCGGTACGTGGACGATAACCTGGTCGGGGAGGGGCATGACGACCTGATCGAAAAACGGGAGCTGGGCAATATCTCGTCGATTTTTCAGACGTATTACGAAAGCATCATCGGCGCTCTGCCGGAAACAGAAAAAGCCCAGGCCCAGCGCCTGATCGAAAAGTTGCTGATTCAGAACGGGCGGCGGATTCCGTTCGAGGAAATGTACCTCGTCAACACCCACGGCATTTCCAAAGACCTGCTGGACAACCTGACGGGCACGGCCCTGATGCGCAAGGAACTCGATTCCCAGCAGCGGATGCTGTACGAGGTCGGGCACGATACGCTCATTGCCCCCATCGAGCGCATCGCCGTTGAACGCCGCCGCCGCGAAGAGGCCGAAGAAAATCAGCGGAAACTGGAACAGGAGCGCGAAGAAAAACTAAAAGCTAACCGGGAGGCCGAAGAATACAGACAACTGAAGGAAAAGGCGGAAGTAAACGCCCGGATTGCCAGACGCCGGAGCCGGTTTGCTTTTGGATTGGCTGTGCTGGCGCTGGTTTTACTGGCGACATCCCTAGTATTTTTTCTGGATGCGAAAAAAAATGAAGAAGCGGCCCTCAAAGGACAGGAGGTTATCCGGGAAACCCTGCTCCGGCTTAACGATCAGAAACTCAAAGCCGATAGCACGCTGTTGCTGGCCAACCGCCGTGAAGCCCGCTCACTCATGCTGCGCGGGGATAATTTCCACGGTTTGGGCGAATACCGAATGGCAAATCAGTACTACAGGGCCGCCGTTGATGTATCGGGAAATGATCCCAGTCTGAAAGACTCACTGCAAACCAAAATCCGGGAAGTGGCCTCCCGCCTGCGCTGA